The stretch of DNA CATTGTGGCAGCCAGGATCTCAGGGGATATTAAACACATCTCCAGTCAAATGTgtataaaaaaaatgtgtataaaagTTCTCTATTTTCTTATCTGTGAAATGAGCACCTTAGAATCATCCCTTTGAAGAGATAAAGTTCAGAGTGTGTGACAGATAGTCAGTGTCTCAATCAAAAACATAATTATAAACATCTATCACTAATCCCCAGGCATGGTAATGCTGAGCACTGGACCAGTCTGAAAATctctataaaaaggaaaatattcatgaCATCTAAGAATCCTCGCAGCTCTGGGAATTTCAAATCCTAGGACCTGAGAATTATCTTCCTTAGGGCTCCTTTGATGTCATGATTCCTCAGGCTATAGATAAAGGGGTTAGCCATAGGTGTCATCACTAGGAAGATGACAGAGGCCACTGCATCGTGTAGTGagtaggaggaagaagggtgCATATAAATTCCTAGGATCGCCCCATAGAAAAGACAGACCACAGTGAGATGAGAACCACAAGTGGACATGGCTTTTCTTATCCCCTGGGTAGAGGACATCTTCAAGACCTTAGAGTAGATGGAAGCATAGGAAACAACAATGCATACAAATGGTATCGCGTATATCAATCCGCCCTCAGTAAAGATTGTGACATCATTGATAAAGGTATCCGAACATGAGAGCTTCAGGACAAGGTAGGGATCACAGTAGAAGTGGTGCACTGCATTGTGGGAACAGAAGGTGAGTCGAACCATGAGGAGAGTGTGCAAGAGAGAATGCAGGATTGTGATGACCCATGATAGGACCACCAGGAGGACACAGAGTCTGGGGCTCATCATAAGGGTGTAGTGGAGTGGGTGAcaaatggccacatagcggtcataggccatcacacTCAGGAGGAAACTGTCCATGTTACCAAATGCGAACAAGAAGTACATCTGAACCATACACTCTGTGTAAGAGATGGActtgcttcccaccatgtgaTTCACCAGTGCCTTGGGGACGGTGACTGAGGAAAAGCAGATGTCAACACTGGAGAGGTTGGCCaagaagaagtacatgggtgtgtggagatgAGGGTCACAGCTGACGGCCAGGATGATGAGAAGGTTCCCAGAGATGGTGACCATGTACATCCCCAAGAACATTCCAAAGACAACGTTTTCTTGTTCTGACTCTTCAGAGAGTCCCAGGAGGAGGAATTCTGTGACTGTCGTCTGATTGTCACCGTCCATGTCTCTGGAGAAGAAAGTGAGACACATATAGAGAAATCATTTACCAACACTTGAAGAAAACATTGATGCAGTTTGGAAAGTTTCCTCATTAGTGAGAAGTAACTGATAGTAAATTCCATTACGATGTATTTTTATAGCAAAGAGTGGTCCTTTTGAAAGGACTTAATTCCAATGAATATGGATTTGCTGGTATTGCTGTTTGCTTAGTACCATGTTTATACAATAGTTAACTCAGTCTAGAAATTGGCATGCTGCCTTTCACGGTACACGTGAAGAAACTGTGGAGTGGGCAGCTAGATCTATATCAAAAATCGCTGATCAATACCAGTGAGAATTCCAAACAAGTTAATAGTCTTATTCTCTGTGttacacgtatacacacatg from Microtus ochrogaster isolate Prairie Vole_2 chromosome 7, MicOch1.0, whole genome shotgun sequence encodes:
- the LOC101991918 gene encoding olfactory receptor 1361-like yields the protein MDGDNQTTVTEFLLLGLSEESEQENVVFGMFLGMYMVTISGNLLIILAVSCDPHLHTPMYFFLANLSSVDICFSSVTVPKALVNHMVGSKSISYTECMVQMYFLFAFGNMDSFLLSVMAYDRYVAICHPLHYTLMMSPRLCVLLVVLSWVITILHSLLHTLLMVRLTFCSHNAVHHFYCDPYLVLKLSCSDTFINDVTIFTEGGLIYAIPFVCIVVSYASIYSKVLKMSSTQGIRKAMSTCGSHLTVVCLFYGAILGIYMHPSSSYSLHDAVASVIFLVMTPMANPFIYSLRNHDIKGALRKIILRS